Genomic segment of Syntrophus gentianae:
CCTCCACGATTGTCACCAGTCAACTCCCCGTGGATTTATGGCATGAACAAATCGGCGATCCCACAATTGCCGACGCCATCCTCGACCGGCTGGTCCATAATGCCCATAAGATCAATCTGTCGATGAAGGGGGAATCGATGAGGAAAAAATATGCCGGCTTGACCTGAAGAATCTTCTATGTAAAAGAGCTGAAAATCCAGCGTCGCTACGCTCCGACCAGGGGTGGCGGATTCAACCGGAACACCATGGCGCTTTGAATCGGAACAGGGTGGCGGATTCCTCCGGA
This window contains:
- a CDS encoding ATP-binding protein, whose protein sequence is STIVTSQLPVDLWHEQIGDPTIADAILDRLVHNAHKINLSMKGESMRKKYAGLT